The genomic DNA TGCATTCACTTCGACCTCAGCGCCCGTGCCCGATGTGCACGTGCTGCAGCTGTTGGACGGTGACTATCCCGCCTGGACGGCGGCCGCACCGGCGCTTCTCGTGCTGCTCGGTCTGCTGTGCGTCATCCTCGGCCGTGACCGAGCCCGCGACATCGCCGCACAGTCGTGGATGGGACTGGGGCTTGCGCTCGGGATTCTGTTCGTCGCCCTCGAAGTACTCGCACTGTTCGCCGGTGGGCCCTGGGCCCGCTGGGTCTGTCCGGGTTCGGACCCTCGGCACTGACGTCGGCGCTGGCGATCACGGGGTGGATCGCTGTGGGAATGGCCGCCGGCCTTCTGCTGATCAGACTCTCCGGCCTGCACGCCGAGTATTCCGAATTCGCCGAGGGTGACGAAGAGGACGTGGACTACGAGGACGACAATGCGGGCGGGTTCGACGAGGACAAATCAGTTTCTGTCGCCGACGACGTCGTCAGCGAAGACGAACCGCGGTAGACGAGGGAGCCGCCTCGGTGAGGGGGCAGACGTTGACCGGTGACGAGTCGGGCGTGAACCGAGGACGTCCTCGGTGAGGGGATCAGCGCTGAAAGATCGCGGCCGTCGCCCCGCAGATCACTTGGTGCCGGGCAGGTCGAGATCCTGGCCGGTGACCTGCTTGAACCAGTCACCCAGACCCGATTGATACTCACTCGAGCACGAGAGCTGCGCCTGCTGCGTGATCGCATCGCGCAGACATTCCTCATACTTCGACTGCACCGGCCAGAGGATGACCGAGGACATCGTGGAGAAGATGAGGTAGATGCTGAGCAGACCGCCGAGGATGCCCAAGGACATGTTCCGGCGCTGTTTGGTCTTGACGACGGCGACGATGTACTTCACCGACCAGACGACGGCGGCGATGGCGAAGCCGATGGCGGCGAGCTTGAACGGCAGCTGATACGTGAACGTCAGCACTGAGGCGAGGATCAGCAGTATCAGGACGAGCCCGTGTCGTGCCGGTGCGGCCTGTGCCTCCTCTTCGGGAGTCGGCGCCTTCTTCTCTTCGGTATTCTGCGGTGACGTCACCGGATCAGTTTCTCACAGTCGACTGACAAATGCCTCGGCGGGCCGTGTCCGCACGATGACAGCAGGGCATCGTCCATGTGCTGCAGACGTTAGACTGTGCGGGTGCGCATCGTTCTTCTGGCATCAGGATCCGGTACCCTTACGCAGTCCGTCATCGACGCTTTCGCCGACGGGACCCGTGGAGTCGACATCGTCGCCATCGGGGCCGACTCGGCCACCGCAGGGGTCCTGACCCGAGCCGAACAGCACGAGATTCCCTCCTTCGTCGTCCGGCCCAAGGACTTCGCCGACCGCGACGAGTGGAACCTGGCGCTGAAGGACACAGTGGCCGAACACGCACCGGACTGGGTGGTCTCCGCCGGTTTCATGCGCATCCTCGGTCCCAGCTTCGTCGACGCCTTCCCGTCCCGGATCATCAACACCCACCCGGCTCTGCTGCCGTCGTTCCCGGGCGCACACGGTGTCCGCGACGCGCTCGCCCACGGGGTGAAGCTGACCGGCGGAACTATCCACCTCGTCGACACCGGAGTCGACACCGGACCGATCATCACTCAGTACGCGGTGCCCATCGGCGATGACGACACCGAGGAGACCGTGCACGAGAACATCAAGGCCCGGGAACGCGAAGAGCTCGTGCGCCTGCTGGCACATCTGGCCCACACCGACCTCGTCGTCGACGGTCGACATGTCCGCGGATATGTCGCCTCGGCGATGACCGCCCACTGACCCCGCCGTGAGAAGAACCGACCGGCAACCGAACCTCGAGGAGGATCTGTGACAGGAACCCGCGCGATCAAGAGAGCGCTGATCAGCGTCTACGACAAGACCGGGCTGGAGGAGCTGGCTCGCGGTCTCCACGCAGCCGGAGTCCAGATCGTGTCGACCGGATCCACGGCAGCGAAGATCGCCGAGGCGGGAGCCGCGGTGACGAAGGTCGAAGACCTCACCGGGTTCCCCGAATGCCTCGAAGGGCGGGTCAAGACCCTTCACCCGCGCGTCCACGCCGGCATCCTCGCCGACTCCCGCAAGCCTGAGCACCTGGAACAGCTGTCCGAACTCGAGATCGAACCCTTCGACCTCGTCGTCGTCAACCTCTACCCGTTCGCCGACACCGTCGCGAGCGGAGCCGGCTTCGACGACTGCATCGAACAGATCGACATCGGCGGACCCTCGATGGTGCGAGCAGCGGCGAAGAACCACCCCACGGTCACCGTCGTGACCGATCCAGCCGACTACTCGGCCGTGCTCGACGCAGCCGCCGGAGGCGGTTTCGACCTCGATGCTCGCCGCACCTTCGCCGCCCGCGCCTTCGCCCACACGGCGGCCTACGACTCGGCCGTCGCCTCGTGGTTCGCCGCAGAACTCGCCACCGATGAGAAGGCCGCATTCGCCGGCCTCACCGGAGAGAAGATCGCCGACCTGCGCTACGGAGAGAACCCGCACCAGGCTGCGGCCGTGTACTCCGACGGCACCGTCGGAATCGCGGGTGCGAAACTGCTCGGCGGCAGAGCGATGTCGTACAACAACTACACGGACACCGATGCCGCGATCCGCGCGGCGTTCGACTTCGAGCAGCCGGCCGTCGCCATCATCAAGCACGCGAACCCCTGCGGTATCGCCGTCGGAGAGACCGCTGCCGCAGCGCACAAGGCCGCCCACGAATGCGATCCGCTGTCGGCCTACGGCGGTGTCATCGCCACGAACCGCGAGGTCGATGCAGAGCTCGCAGCATCGATCAAGCCGATCTTCACAGAATGCCTGGCCGCTCCGTCGTTCAGCGCCGAGGCGCTCGAGATCCTCACGACGAAGAAGAACCTGCGACTGCTCGAACTCGGCGACATCGATGTGCCCGCCGCCGAGATCAAGCCGATCAGCGGTGGCTTCCTCGTGCAGGACCGCGACGCCTTCCAGGCGGAGGGCGATTCGGTCGAGAACTGGACCCTGGCTGCGGGCCCGGCCGCCGCACCTGAGGTCCTCGCGGATCTCGAATTCGCGTGGAAGGCCGGACGGGCCGTGAAGTCCAATGCGATCCTGCTCGCCAAGGGCGGAGCCTCGGTGGGTGTGGGCATGGGCCAGGTCAACCGCGTCGACTCGGCCAAACTCGCCGTCGAACGTGCCGGAGCCGAACGCGCCACCGGTGCCGTCGCCGCCTCGGACGCCTTCTTCCCGTTCCCCGACGGTCTGCAGATCCTCATCGACGCAGGAGTCACCGCTGTGGTGCAGCCGGGCGGATCGATCCGCGACGATGAGGTCATCGCGGCCGCGGAGGCGGCAGGAATCACGATGTACCTGACCGGGAGCCGCCATTTCTTCCACTGAGATGAAGCGACCTCACCCCCGCCACGCACGGCGGGGGAGAGGACCGATCGCGAAGCGATGGATCTACTGGAAACGGCGATACGCGCATCCCACCCGGCGTGATTGGGTG from Brevibacterium sp. JSBI002 includes the following:
- the purN gene encoding phosphoribosylglycinamide formyltransferase, with translation MRIVLLASGSGTLTQSVIDAFADGTRGVDIVAIGADSATAGVLTRAEQHEIPSFVVRPKDFADRDEWNLALKDTVAEHAPDWVVSAGFMRILGPSFVDAFPSRIINTHPALLPSFPGAHGVRDALAHGVKLTGGTIHLVDTGVDTGPIITQYAVPIGDDDTEETVHENIKAREREELVRLLAHLAHTDLVVDGRHVRGYVASAMTAH
- the purH gene encoding bifunctional phosphoribosylaminoimidazolecarboxamide formyltransferase/IMP cyclohydrolase produces the protein MTGTRAIKRALISVYDKTGLEELARGLHAAGVQIVSTGSTAAKIAEAGAAVTKVEDLTGFPECLEGRVKTLHPRVHAGILADSRKPEHLEQLSELEIEPFDLVVVNLYPFADTVASGAGFDDCIEQIDIGGPSMVRAAAKNHPTVTVVTDPADYSAVLDAAAGGGFDLDARRTFAARAFAHTAAYDSAVASWFAAELATDEKAAFAGLTGEKIADLRYGENPHQAAAVYSDGTVGIAGAKLLGGRAMSYNNYTDTDAAIRAAFDFEQPAVAIIKHANPCGIAVGETAAAAHKAAHECDPLSAYGGVIATNREVDAELAASIKPIFTECLAAPSFSAEALEILTTKKNLRLLELGDIDVPAAEIKPISGGFLVQDRDAFQAEGDSVENWTLAAGPAAAPEVLADLEFAWKAGRAVKSNAILLAKGGASVGVGMGQVNRVDSAKLAVERAGAERATGAVAASDAFFPFPDGLQILIDAGVTAVVQPGGSIRDDEVIAAAEAAGITMYLTGSRHFFH